Proteins encoded in a region of the Diadema setosum chromosome 7, eeDiaSeto1, whole genome shotgun sequence genome:
- the LOC140230894 gene encoding myogenesis-regulating glycosidase-like yields the protein MPSDRRMPCPMCHISKKQRQGLMVLSVVIVIFAVLSWYYVTQHGRMAVHHLGPVSFHPGPEQPKLYITRGNDIIFEAELGVPLPVRINPQSCTGVASSSDSICINWVDTETDSMVDKELAMVQIDLKPKREEDRLQCITVNWTSHLLDFEPMDCIALKHAHWYGGASVYRQHWPMDDMSIRMQPYVSRDILIKKDRRDVWGSVLENYWLSSMGVAIHVDDDVPLHVGFNEDGSEKLCLKSKYLNSPYQNTELRNPHLSYTICFHDDVKAVHQHVYKKWFSLPSGTPDVRMMKSPIWSTWARYKITVDQEQVLQYAKEIRSHNMTNSQIEIDDKYTTSYGSYDFNVTKFPNASEMINTLHDQGFRVTAWIHPFTNLDSPNLEVGIKGGYWVQDVTHSVPALVKWWQGIGAVLDVTDSSAQQWYVDSLEGMRTAYGIDSFKFDAGEADYFPISYSVASQDFRNPNEFCTHYAPLVSRLGRMIEVRCGHQTQRLPIFVRMFDKESTWGYDNGLQTMIPSALTQGILGYPFILPDMIGGNAYAEDTFTTVDEALLPERELFIRWLELTAYLPAMQFSIAPWQYDDSAAADGVSVVTVAKKMVRIHEEEVFPLIQRFALDALLEGTPIIRPLWWLDPHDKTALTIDSEFLIGDILLVAPILKPLDRFRDIYLPQGNWTDLLRGGEDYLGGNWLREYPIGLDQIATFRRRPT from the exons ATGCCAAGTGATCGAAGAATGCCATGCCCAATGTGCCACATCAGCAAGAAGCAGCGACAAGGCCTAATGGTGCTCTCTGTAGTCATCGTCATCTTCGCCGTGCTGTCGTGGTACTACGTCACGCAGCATGGCCGCATGGCTGTTCACCACCTGGGACCAGTTAGTTTCCACCCGGGTCCGGAACAGCCCAAGCTCTACATCACCCGGGGCAACGACATCATCTTTGAGGCTGAGCTCGGCGTGCCACTGCCTGTCCGCATCAACCCCCAGTCGTGCACTGGTGTGGCAAGCAGTTCGGACTCCATCTGCATCAACTGGGTGGACACGGAGACGGACAGCATGGTTGACAAAGAGCTTGCAATGGTCCAGATTGACCTGAAGCCCAAACGGGAGGAGGATAGGCTCCAGTGCATCACAGTGAACTGGACATCCCACCTGCTCGACTTTGAGCCGATGGACTGCATTGCGCTGAAGCATGCCCATTGGTATGGTGGAGCCAGCGTGTATCGCCAGCACTGGCCGATGGACGATATGTCCATACGCATGCAACCTTATGTCAGCCGTGACATCCTCATCAAGAAGGACAGACGCGATGTCTGGGGATCTGTTCTTGAGAATTATTGGTTGTCTTCCATGGGCGTGGCAATACACGTTGACGACGATGTCCCGCTACATGTGGGTTTCAATGAAGACGGCTCTGAAAAACTCTGCCTCAAGTCCAAGTATCTGAACTCACCATACCAGAACACTGAGCTTCGCAACCCCCATCTTAGCTACACCATTTGTTTCCACGACGATGTGAAGGCAGTGCATCAGCATGTGTATAAAAAGTGGTTCTCCCTACCATCAGGGACACCAGATGTGAGAATGATGAAGTCTCCCATCTGGTCCACATGGGCCAGATACAAAATAACAGTTGATCAGGAACAGGTCTTgcaatatgcaaaagaaatccGGAGTCACAATATGACAAATAGTCAGATTGAGATAGATGACAAATACACCACATCATATGGCTCATATGACTTCAATGTGACCAAATTTCCAAATGCAAGTGAAATGATAAATACTCTGCATGACCAAGGTTTCAGGGTGACGGCATGGATCCATCCATTCACCAATCTAGATTCACCAAACCTCGAAGTCGGGATTAAGGGTGGCTACTGGGTGCAGGATGTCACCCATTCTGTTCCGGCTCTTGTCAAGTGGTGGCAAGGGATAGGAGCCGTCTTGGATGTCACAGACAGCTCAGCACAGCAGTGGTACGTCGACAGCCTGGAGGGCATGCGAACTGCATATGGCATTGACTCGTTCAAATTTGATGCAGGCGAGGCAGACTACTTCCCGATTTCCTACAGTGTCGCGTCGCAGGACTTCCGGAACCCCAATGAATTCTGCACCCATTATGCCCCACTTGTCAGCAGGCTTGGCAGGATGATCGAGGTCCGGTGCGGACACCAGACCCAAAGGCTCCCCATCTTTGTCCGCATGTTTGACAAGGAGTCCACGTGGGGCTACGACAATGGCCTACAGACTATGATTCCATCTGCCCTGACCCAGGGCATCCTGGGATACCCCTTCATCCTGCCAGACATGATAGGTGGGAATGCCTATGCAGAGGATACCTTCACAACTGTGGACGAAGCCCTGCTCCCAGAAAGAGAACTGTTCATCAGGTGGCTGGAGCTGACAGCTTATCTCCCAGCCATGCAGTTTTCAATTGCCCCATGGCAGTATGATGACAGCGCTGCAGCAGATGGCGTCTCCGTGGTCACAGTTGCGAAGAAGATGGTACGCATCCATGAAGAAGAGGTCTTCCCTCTAATCCAACGCTTTGCACTGGACGCTCTTTTAGAAG GTACCCCTATCATCCGTCCCTTGTGGTGGCTGGACCCCCATGACAAGACGGCCCTGACCATCGACTCGGAGTTCCTCATCGGCGACATCCTCCTGGTGGCGCCAATCCTGAAGCCCCTAGACCGCTTCCGTGACATTTACCTCCCCCAGGGAAATTGGACGGACCTCCTGAGGGGTGGCGAGGACTACTTGGGTGGGAATTGGCTAAGGGAGTACCCCATAGGGCTGGATCAGATCGCTACATTCCGGCGCAGACCCACGTGA